Below is a genomic region from Salmo salar unplaced genomic scaffold, Ssal_v3.1, whole genome shotgun sequence.
gtgtgtgtgtgtgcacgaagCAGAAGGGGTCAGCTCTTGGGGCCAGACCATTATAGGACCGGGCCCCAGCAGAGGATGGTTTTTGTATTAATGTTTCACTCAGCACCTCTCATTCTGCTCTCATTTGTCCCTGAAGACTCTAGACTGAAGGCTCTACACTGAAGGCTCCAGGCAGGATGCAGCTGGCCCTCACCTGAACAAAGACCTGGATTGTGTTTCTGACATCAGAGACGAGAGTAGACACATTGGGGATGAAGGATAGACGTAGGCTGCCATAAGGAGACCTCAGTGGGATGAGAGGGGTCTGAATAGAGGTGCCATTTATACTTGTTCGGCTAACtgtatatttttacattttctttGCAGATGGTTTGTTCACAGTTAATTTCATTTCAGAAGACCTCCACTGAGATGGATATTTTCTGCAAAAGTGAAGAACCTTGATCAAGAAGTCCTGTCTCACCCTGCTTCTGGCTGCTCCTCCAGGAGTGCCTGGCTGGTCTCTGGGTCCTGAGGGTCTCCCTGGCCCTCTATCTCCCCAGCCTGGGCTCCTGTTCCCTGGGCCATCTCTCCTGTGGCAGTGGCCTCTCCCTGGCCCTGGGATTCTCCAGctccctcctcctgctgctccttcttctCCTGATCCTCCTGCATCTCCTCGGGCTCAGAGCTGTCCACCTCCTcggcctcctccttctcctccccgcTCGACTCCTCCTCACTGGAGGTGGTCTCATACCTGGTCAttaacaacacaaacaaacagcatCAATGAGACGACTGAAGTACCAAGAGACTTACAAAGTACCAAGATATGACAAGAAAAGGTAATTCAGCCCGATGTGTTCTGGCTATTTACTCACAGGGCTGGCCATTTACCTAACATTGATGTGTAACATCTTGGAATCTGTGAGCAGTGAGAACATGGCCTTGTGAAGTATATTTAGGGACATTCATCTTTAGGATGTTATGAATAGATGGTTCATGGAACTTCTATAGGGCCCTTGATCAGAGAATACAGAGAATACTGTTCCTTCATGGATGTTTGTGAACCGATCTTTCAGGAGCCGCAGAATTCACAGAATTCCTAAGGGAGAGGGGCGAATAGAGGCAGTGTAAGGAGAGTTCATGTGATCACAGTCTGAAGGAGGGAAGTCTGTGCTGTGTTCtcaaggcagtgtgtgtgtttgtgtatatgtttTCTCAAGGCTATGTTGTTATTAGGAACAAGGAGGGCATGGAGGAAACATCTGAGCAGAGGCAGGATAAAGAGCACCCACTTCCTGGTTTAGCTCAGGGGTCAGGGGAAACCATAACCTGACACAGTAAACCCTTTAGAAATCTAAAAGGTGAGAATATTCCACTCAGAAATAGTTGACGAAAtcgatacagttgaagtcggaagtttacatacaccttagccaaatacatttaaactcagttttcacaattcctgacatttaatcctagtaaaaattccctgtcttaggtcagttaggatcaccactttattttaagaatgtgaaatgtcagaataatagtagagagaattattgattttagcttttatttctttcatcacattcccagtgggtcagaagtttacatacactcaattagtatttggtagcattgcctttaaattgtttaacttgggtcaaacatttcgggtagccttccacaaacttcccacaataagttgggtgaatttcgccccattcctcctgacagagctgatgtaactgagtcaggtttgtaggcctccttgctcgcacacgctttttcagttctgcccacaaatgttctataggattgagttcagggaattgtgatggccactccaataccttgactttgttgtccataagcctttttgccacaactttggaagtatgcttggggtcattgtccatttggaagacccatttgcaaccaagctgtaacttcctgactgatgtcttgagatgttgcttcaatatatccacatcattttctcctcatgatgccatctattttgtgaagtgcaccagtctctcctgcagcaaagcagccccacaacatgatcctgccacccctgtgcttcatggttgggatggtgttcttcggcttgcaagcctcccccttatt
It encodes:
- the LOC123731860 gene encoding neurofilament light polypeptide, encoding MKKNGAADKQGNRGGAKKNLKFVGVNGGYETTSSEEESSGEEKEEAEEVDSSEPEEMQEDQEKKEQQEEGAGESQGQGEATATGEMAQGTGAQAGEIEGQGDPQDPETSQALLEEQPEAGETIDKDFMEACHYIKDRMAEVATPDKEMVRTFFL